TTCTTCTCGACGAGTATGCACGATGCGGTGCAGCCCATGCCGGGCTTGCCCTTGCCGGTCTTGGCGCCTTCGATTACCTTGGCGTTCGCGGCTTCGACGGCAGCGCCGAGAAGGACGTCGTCCGCGTGGAGCGGGGCGTTCGCGGCGATGGTCTCGACCGCGATCGAGCTTGCGACCTCGCCGGCCGCATGCCCGCCCATGCCGTCGCACACGGCGAACACGGGCGCCTGCACGAGGAACGAGTCCTCGTTGTGGCTGCGCACCAGGCCGATGTCCGTGCGTGCGCCCCAGGCCAGCATGCCGCTGGCACCCCTTCTGGAGTCCGTGCCCTCGCGGTTCTCGACGGGAATGACGTCGTGGCCGGGGCTTGCGACGGGCTTCTTGGCGCCGTGGCCGGCGATTCTTGTGTACAGGCTCTCCCGGTGGCGGGGGAGTGGCAGCGGCTTCAGCTTCATCGGCGGCTCACATGCATGATGGCGTCGCCCACCTGGACCTCGTCGCCGTCGCGAAGCGTGACGGGCGTGTCTCCGATGGGGTGGCCGTTCACGAGCGTGCCGTTCTTGGAACCGAGGTCCTCGAGCACGAGCGCCGGCCCCTGCAGCGTGAAGCGCGCGTGCGTGGCCGAGACGAACGGCTCGTTGATGACGATGTCCGAGGACGGGGAGCGGCCTATGACCACGGGACCCAGGATGTCCACGTGGAGGCCGCGGAGCGCACGCGAGCCCTTCTCGACGTCGACGGACCAGATGGCCGCGTCACGGCGCTGGCCGCGCACGAGGCCGATGCCCGTCTTCATGACCGCGAAGAGAAACGCGTACAGCAGGACGACGAGGACGATCCTGCCGATGAACAGAGCGAGGTCGATCATCATGACTGGTTCTCCCTGAACTCAAGGTTCACCAAACCAAGCGTGATGAGGTCGCCGTCCGCGAGGGCGCACGAGCTGACCTCGGCGTCGTTCACCAGGGT
This sequence is a window from Parafannyhessea umbonata. Protein-coding genes within it:
- a CDS encoding FHA domain-containing protein encodes the protein MIDLALFIGRIVLVVLLYAFLFAVMKTGIGLVRGQRRDAAIWSVDVEKGSRALRGLHVDILGPVVIGRSPSSDIVINEPFVSATHARFTLQGPALVLEDLGSKNGTLVNGHPIGDTPVTLRDGDEVQVGDAIMHVSRR